The genomic region gtatatgtatagaAGTATGATAGTTTATATAAGCAACATTGTGCATGTGTTCCTGTGATTATATATGGACCACTAACAATTGATCTGAACAAGTAGAAATTGATGAGGTTATcctatttttgtgttatttctgGGGTTAGCACAAGCTGTGGGCCATGAGGAGCTTCCTGCATAAAGCAAAGCCAGCTGTAAGGTCAGAAGGGAGGTCTGAGGGGGTGGAAATGAAAGTGAAAATTTCTGCTTGCTATTTTGTAATTTCTGGATTTTTAGAGGTGTTTGAATGCACACTTACTCATGACAAAAATACTTCTGTTTTGACAGTCTAAAACACTAACCGTAACCAATATGGAACCACCTGGTGAGGTGGTGAAGACACTACCACAGGAGCCAGCAGAGCAGGTGGGTACCCCTGGAGTAAATATCTCGCAGTGGTCTTGTTACACACACATTTGCCTGTGATGATAGTTGATTGAATAAATGTTTACATGATTACTGTTTGCAGTGGGGTGGAGCAACATTAAAGGCATGTAACTGTATAATTCTAGATTTCATTGTTTTGATTatgtttattaaatgttgataTGTGAAACTGAGATGAGCCAATGTAAATACAAGTAGTCATTGGAGTTAGCATTAAACTGTCCATTGTACCTCTGAGTGTGATAGTGATTAACCAagttcccctgggatcaatgaagtatgactgtgactatgactagtgTCTAACTGCACCTGCTTTGTATTGTTAGGGAGATGCCCAGAACCTGCAACTGGTGTTGTCAGACAGCAGTGACTTGCCTTGCCTGATTGGTGAGTTTGAAAGTAAACATGCACATGCTCCCGCCACGTGTGCCAGCCGGTTGTTTTGCTGAGACTCAGACACTTGGTCAACCACTCCTTTATGCTAACTGGCATCATAttagaaaacaacattttttttaTATCTATCAGTGAAGGTGGTTATTTGACTACTGGCTTTAGAGGCTGGTTGCAAACAAGCCTGCAGAGGAGTGATGCTTTTTCCTAATAGTACATAGCAGTGTACACCAGAGTTTCTGTTAGTCCACTTGCCGTTCGGATTTTACAACGGAGAACTATGGAAATACTTTATCCTTTTTTTAACCTGGGGGCTGTACTTTCCCCAATCACTTCCCTATGTACTTTCCCCATGAACTTTTTTTGCATGTGCTTTCACATGTATTTTCTGCACTTAATTTCACAtctattttttccccttttactTTCACATGTTCAGATGTCTGGGACTGTGGTCAAGATCCCCCTTTAGATGAAAGATTAATCGACTGTGtaaaatcagctccttggttcaaATAATGCACACTCCCATTTCAAATAGGAACTGAGCCAGTGTGCAATTTATAATGAAAAATCttttatttggatttttttttgttatttttcagTTTCTGTCTTAAGGAACAATGACAATTAGACAAAATTAGCTTATCAGTAGATTCCGTTTCTTagaaatgctgccttgatgttcaGATTGGCATGTGTTAAACTGTGCACCAGCTAAGTAGATTGTACCACAGATTATTTCAAAATGCAGAAGCGGGCTGGAGGAAATACTAAAAAAAACTTGCTCTTTTAGGTTGTGGCATACATTCTAACCTCACATTTTGCACTTTTAGGTCAAGAGAACACATGTGGCATCAAGACAAGACAAGTGCACAAAGAACAGGCAAAGTGTGATCTATCACCGGGCAGCATGGAGAGAAAGCCTTTGAAACCATCAGAGAAATCCTTCTGTCAAGTCCAACAGTCACAAGGTAAAGTGAGATAAAGCCTTTGTTCTCATGGGGGTTGGAATAAAATTAATTGCTTTTGAATTCAACATTTTAATGGATAAGATTGTATCTTTTCTGTTATATTTCATTCATGGACAGCTACAAAGGattttcatctttttttcccatttGAAATAGATGCCAGATTGAAGCATAGCAAGAAGAGCAAAACAAAAGTATCATGGCCTTTCCACAAAAACTCGGGAAGCGAATCCACCTCTTCTCGGAATGATGGCCTCTTTGATCGACCTCTTAAAGACATCTGTCATCATCATGACATTCTCGCCAAACCAATCCTTGTAAGtggatgttatgttttgtaacttcaaaactttAAACCAATTCAAGGGAAGACACGGGGGTCTGGGAATGCAGGTcttactttgtgtttactttaagtgaggggCATACGTGATTGCCTGATGATGTATGTAGCCCATGTATTTATACAtttaacccgtaatgaattatttaaatgaacaagaatgcttaaacaattttacttaaatagtacttaaatattaaatgcacatcaGTGGACTGTTGCAATCTCTTCCAATCTAATACAAAGTGCTGAAGCCCAGCCTACTAAAGACCAACCTGACTCACACTCTGGATGTATAGTCACTTGAAACGGTCCAGTAGACAAATTAAACTGACATATTAAAGGTAATGGTAATAGTGTGTAAACACATATAGCTCCTTTTAGGTTTACAGAAAGACATTAGTGGAATTGTTTCAAAGAATCACTTTTCTCCAAAGTGCAAATAAAATTTTAGAGATTAATATGACATTCACCAATCACACATCAAAACCTATTTTCCAAGTTAGCTATTTATTGTAGTAGTTAACCTTTCTCCTTGTGCTTTGTTTTCTCTAGGAGATGTTGATGGTCCTGTTCCAGAAAGGGCCCTCAACAGTCGGAATATTTCGCAAGTCAGCAAATTTAAAGGCCTGCAAGGAACTCGTTGGAAAATTAAATACAAGAAGAGAAGTGGCCTTGGAAGAGGAGCCTGTCATCCAGTTGGCTGCTATCTTCAAGGTAGAATAAATTGAAATTCAGTGCTCTAAAGAGGGATTGTAAGTCAGGGCATAACTGGGCAAATTAATTGAGTTATTTTTTTCCACACCTGTGGCCTCAATGGGTAATTCTAAATGTATGAAATGCAGGATTTCCTACGGAGAATCCCAGACAGCGTGTTGGTGACTGAGCTGTATGACAGCTGGATGGTGGCCATGGAGGAAAAGTCCCCTGAAGAAAGAGTTACAAAAATCAGACAGTGAGTATCCTGACGTGTGAGATCACCTTGGGTATTCTGACTTGCTCACCTTCCGTCGGTTGCTCAGGAGCCATGATTTTTCATTTATGTTCTTGCCGAGGGTAgggggcagggatgtgatgtgatggcaaaatgcatctcaactcaaagtCGAAAACGTGTTCAAAATCTCGGGTGCAACACATCCTTACAATAACTATAATGCTTCAGATTTTAATAATTGCCTAACTGATTGGCACCAAGTGAAATCGTGGCTTGAAATGGAATACAGATTGAAGAGATAGGTTAGAAAAATTATCGGCCTTGATAATATATAGACTGCTACACAACCACATGTTGTAAACCAGCATAGTTTTGAGCCTGCAAAGACAAACATCAAAACATTAGCCAGAATTTAAAATATTATCAGCACGAACAGCTACATGTAACGTATGTAAATAATCAAGTTACAAACACACAGCAGATAAAGCCATTCTGCATGTTAACTAGCTTTACAAATAAATAGATCCTCACTTTTCTACTCACTTTTTTCATGAAATACCAGATATTCTTAAAATTGTCATTGAGGTGATCTTGTTCAAAGCATCTCAAAGTCTACAGCTAGGATTTCCCAAGCAATGTATGGAGAAATTCAGTGTCTTGGAAGAAGTGTTGAATTGAGTAAAGAAGACTTCAAACCATAGCTAATGTTTGGGAACACCCTTTTATTTCTACTAGGCTTCTGGACAAACTTCCAAGGCACAACTGCCTCTTTCTTCGCTCTGTGTTTTGTATGCTGTACCACATCAATAAGCATTCTGAGGTGAACAAGATGGACGCCTACAATCTGGCTGTTTGCATTGGGCCTAATATGCTCTGGAGCAGCAAACCTCCACCTGATGAATTACAGAAAGAAGTAACTGCAAAGGTGAATATTTGTTACCTGCTACTGACCTGGTCAGTTTGTCTCCAGAAGAGCTGTTGTGTTGGCATTAAGAACTCTTGTGGTTACTGAGAAGGGGAATTGGAGGGCCTTAAATATTGGCCACTtattctgaatattgactctgaaATGAGCAAATCCATTTTCATTTCAGGTTGTGGGTCTGATGCAGTTTCTGATCGAGAACTGTTGCCAAATATTTGGTGATGAGATACCTACAATTCTGGGCGAACCAGCACGGAGACAACCAGAAAGCATTGATAACTTTGGTACGTAGTACATGCTTATGCATCCTATTTTAAAAATGACTTGCATTTATACACTTCAGGACATCAAAACACTTTTCAAACACTGCTTTAAATCAAGGATAGTCACTAATGTGTATTAAACAAGCCTAACAGTCAGACATTACACAAAGAAAAAATAGTATTTTGCTTCCTAATTGATAAACGTCTGCCATTGGTCGGTGCTGAGAGAACATTTACATTCACGTTCAGACATCCACACTTGTTCAGCATCTCACTTCTTTTTCACATCATGGCATGTCTACTCGAATGTCAGACTAGATTGTACGCCCCAAGATTGAGGAAGGATTTCTGAACTCGTGATCATATATCATACGAATACAAGTTTAAAGGAGGCACAGTCAGAGTAGATAGAATGTCTTGATACTCGTAGCTTGGGTTTGAGTATTAAACTGAGAAGCAAGTGTTACCCAGTGCTTCAGGCTGATATATTATGCATACAAGGGAAGTTAGTTTTGCTGTATTACTGAAGCAATGTTACTTCCATGATGAAGACTCAATCAGATTTATTCGTTCATTCATTTGTTACATGCCGTATTGTGTGACGTGGTCCATTatggtctttccgtgaccatgattgctcttggcaaactgtcctccagaagtggtttgccattgccttcttctaggcagtgtctttacaagatgggtgaccccagccattatcgatactcttcagagattgcctgcctgctgtcagtggtcacaaaaccaggatttgtgatgagCACCGGTTGCTCATACAATCAGGGGGCttagcaagtgctacaccttgcccaagggtgacctgcaggctagcagagagaaagagagtcttATACCTCCTTGGTAGAGCCGTATCTCCATTCTGCCACCCACCAATCAGATTACTACTGAGAAACGTTGCCAGGAGATCTCAAATGTTGTAAATGTGACCTTTTGGTTGCACACTTATGGTGAATGAACAGTCATGATAGTATTGAAAACAAAAGATGGTGGTAGGTAACCACGTTAATCCATAAAATATCACTGGAGTTTTCATCCTGTTGGGCAGTCTCTCAGTATCCCCAGTAGGGGCTGTGGCTTTTGAGGTGATCAATCAGAGCAGTTTTGGAACTGTGACTGAAGTGTTTATCATTTTATTTACAGACACGTCATCTTCTCTCCAAAATGACTCTGCCTATGACAGCACTGACCAGGATGACTGGAAAGAGGGAGAGAATGAAAAGAGGCGAAGAGCAAACTCCAGCTGttatccattatcaaggagccATGAAGGGTTGAGGTTGGCGAGAAAGCAGAGTTGTCAAACAGACATCAAGGCTGGAGTTGGTGCCACAACATCTTGCAGCAATGAATCAATAGATGGTAATAGCAGAGTATCGTTTAGTCCCAATGTGACAACTTGTCCACCTGGAGAGCTAAACTTGAGAGTAAACAGGCGCAGCTCTGAACCAATATTAGGCGTCACCTTTAACCCTAGGAATATCAGACAGCAGGAATTAGTTGCAAGGAGCCATGATGGTTGCTCATTTCCATTTGTCCTGGACTTTACTCACCAGCTAACGAGAAAGCAGGTGTCAGACGAAAGCTTTACAAGATGTGAGATTAGCAGCAGGAGGCCTAGCAACTTTAATGCTAGCTCACACTCCGAACTTTCCACAGCCTCCTCCTCAAAGGCTTCGTCAGTTTCATCATTAGCCAGCTCATGTTCAAACATGTCAGAGTGCTCAGTCTTTATCAATTCTCCACTTGTTTCCCCTGTCTGTACCAGTCAGGAGAGTGACATCTTTTCAGACCATACAACAAAACTTCAAACCATTTCGATGCAAGATCCAAACAGTTGTGCAAAGAGTGCAAAAGAGAAAGCTAAGAACCCCGTAAGGAAGACTTACAGCTGGGGGCCATCAAGGACACTTACAAACCCAGAGTCTTACAAGGAAAACACTCTGAGAGAAAACCTGCCAACCTGTCAGACTGTCCACGAGGACCAAGTtgatgacaataacaatcccaggTCCAGGACTCGTATCTTGTCTGCTGATGAAGTATTTCAACGGGTGGACAGTAGAAGGCGTTGcagcccaccttcttattctgaagcTATTGAAGAAAACAGTCCACCTATTGCTTCAATGAATGAAATGACAGTGCAAAACTTGAGAAGGCAGGTCCAGCTGAAAGAACACATGAGAGCTGGTTGCCGATCAGTCGCCGAAGAGAAAGTCAGACATTGTTCATTAGCAGAGGAGATGCTCCAGGATTCGCATCAAAATCAGACTGATCTTGATTCTTGTGATAAACCAACCACAGCTGCTAATCAATGCACAGCTCTGCACATTTGCTCTGAGAACATTTTGCCTCTCACAAGATGTGAAAGGGCACACCAGTACAGAGGGAGAGCTATGTCTGAATCTGCAGGCAGGAGCAAACATAAACTATGGTCCACTCAAGCCTTTGACGCCTTCAAAGAGTTGCAATATGCTAAAGAGTCTTATGTATAATATTTGCATGAACAATATTCCATATGATTAATATTGAGGAATCTCACTAGAACAGTCTAAAAAGCCAGAGACACAAAGTACTTCTGATGCTGGGATCTGGAACAATGCACAAGCTCCAGGATGAACTCACAGGGccatgctgcatctgtggagggaaataggcaTTTTGGGTCAAGGTCTATCATTTGGACTGTCTCAGTTGTTGACATTATGATGCTCTTCTgttatcaatgtatttagtcTAATGGAATAAAAAGCCACCATAGAATAACATGATCTCGGAGTCTCTCTGAATAGCTCACTGGGCTCTTGCCTTCGCACTTGTTTGTAAATATGGCTTGAATTCCAGGTGCTTGTACACTTATGTGCAGAGTGTCAAGTTAGCAAAGATGTTAGTGCATGTTTGTTCATACACGTCACAAATATACAGAGCAGGCAAACTCTGCCAACAATCCTTGATAGATTCCTTTGAGAAAACAAATCTAAGCAGTTCCTGTTCACTTATTCACTCTTTGGGGTGTAGGACTTGCAGCCAAGGCCAACTCTGACTGCTCATTCCTAATTGCCCTTTGAAAGGGGACGGTGAGTCATCTTTTTGAACCATTGAGTGGCAGTTCATTCACTACCTGCCACAGACCCAATCTGGTTAAACTTCCAAACTCAGTCAGCTGGGTCACTCGTGGTGCTAAGAAGTTGCTCTTGGTGATGGGCACACAAGTACTTTTTACACCTTTGCTACTTTCAGTACTTCTCCTGAGTTTTCTTCAACAAGTAGGGATGCTGAGTCATCAGTTGAGGATGGATGATATAGTAGTTATCAGGATGAGTTTAACTTGCTCATGCTGATATCATGAGAGTTCATTGGGTCTGAAGTCAATGCCTGGGAATTCTCATCTCTATACCACTGTAGCCCTACCTCCAGTGAATCTGTCCTTCTGTGGGACACAATATAAACAGCAATGAATTAGCACCCAGAGCCATCTAGGGCAGATAATTTCAGAGTTTAAACCATCAGTGGAATTTGTGGCAACAGGCGGTTGTTGTGGccgaatcattgggtatatttaaggcagaggtcaacaggttcttgattagtcagggcatgaagggataccgggagagagaaggcagaagaccgGGATCAAAagagaaattggatcagccatgatgaaatggtggagcagactcaatgggccaaatggcctaattctgctcctatatcttatggtgttatttaCACCAGGAAGTTTCTCCTTATGTTGATCCCAAATAGCTGAGATGATGCTCCTTGACTCTAGACTTTTCAGCCTGGAGAAGTGCCCGTCCTGCAAATCACTCTCAGATTTTTAATGTCAGTAGGAACCCCTCTCCTCCTCATTTTTTCAGACTAGTGAGCATTTATCAAACTTACACATTACTTCCAAAACAGTAATCAATTTAGTAAACTTAAAATATCTCCATCTCCTAGTCAGATCATTTTTAAGTTAAGAGACATGGGGCATATACTTTTCCAGCTCTGTTCTCAACATCAGAGCAAGGCAGTCTTACTTTTGTGCACTCTGAGTTGTACCATGTCAAATAAAGTTATTTTCTATGTATGCTAATATATTACTTCCACTCCTGGGAGTGCTTACTTTATGCTTTATATGGTAATTTATGAAATTTAGTTTAAGTACAGAAGGTACTACAACGTACATTACATGCTGCATGGAAATGTAGGTGCCACCTACACTTTTAAAATAATGGTGGTTGTCTGTGGTGCCTGACAatgagaggaaacccatgtgggggagtttttaaagtggaaaatccattgtactggggcagttccaccctCTTGACCTCAGAGGTCCAGGTCCAGTGCTATAAACAAGTGCTGAAACCGGagatcttccttggttgcagtggatgactatGATGTCTTCTATGCCTTGTCGTGCTCTTTGCTCTGCACAGAGCATTGCAGTACTGCCTTCCTGAGCATTGAATCTCACTGTGGATGTCATCAGCTCAGTCGCTAGGACGTGCATGTCCCCGTCTCACCGGGGTACGAGGCCGGCGGCTACTCTCACCCGCCTGCCGAAGCGGagtaccggggtgtggccgctgtcccatgcaaacagctaccagtgagagctgagtggagaccaaaggtgagtgaaatGCCCCGGAATGGACACGACATGCCCCTTCAACAGAGGTGTGACCCTCCCTGGACACCACATACACCCCACTCAAAACAGTATTGATAGATAGAAGCATGGAGTTGAAAGCAGCCTGAAAttcactactagacaggtatatggaggaatttaaggtggggggttatatgggaggcagggtttgagggttggcacaacaatgtgggtcgaagggcctgtactgtgctgtactgttctatgttaattTCAGAAGAACAACTTTTTGGCCATAAGGTCAAGAGAATGTTGAATATTTAACTAAAACTTTAGCGTCCAATTCTGTATGAGCTGTGAGGAGGAGTACACCTCTGAAAGATTTAATTGAAGGAAGACATTTAAGTTGCCAAAGATAATAGTAAACACAAACGATTCTGAAGATCCAGAGTacagctgtcctccttcccctccccccacctttttattctggtacccttccccttcctttccagtcctgaagaagggtctcggcccaaaatgttgactgtttattcatttccatagatgctgcttgacctgctgagttcctccagcattttgtgtgtgttgccttggatttccagcatctgcagaatttgtcaCGTTTgtaactcacacacaaaatgctagaggagctcagcaggtcaggcaacttcaatgaaaaggaataaacagtcgatgtttcaggccaagaccctttatcaggttgTGAAGGGCTTCCTTAAAACCAGATGAGAGAAGTTATAGTGGAAAATGAGAAATTTCACAACTGCTTTCTGCCTGTCTTCAAGGAAGAATATATAAAATCAGCCAGATGTACTAGAGAACTAAGGACCTAGTGAGACTGAGGAACAAAACTAAATCAGTGTAAACAATAGCATACTATTGAACTGCTGAGATGGAAACTGATACATCTCAAAGTCCTGATGATTTACGTCCTATAGTTTGGACACAAATGGCCATGGAGATAGTGGATGTTCTGCTTATTGTCTTCTCAAGTTGGGTGGATTCTGGAACTTTTCCTATGGATTGGGAGGTTGTAAATGTGACTGTGCTGTTtaagaaggaaggagaaagaaaacAGAACTACCAACCTGTTAGTGCAATATCAGTTGGTGGGAAAATATTAAAATCTATAATGAAGGTTGTTTAAACAGAATACCTTGAAAAGTATTATAGAATTGAACAGAGACAACATCAATGTATCAAAGGAAAATAAAGCTTGATTAATCTGCTTAATCTCTTTGAGAATGTGACTCTTAGAATAGATAAAGGGAACCACAACGTACATACATTTTCTTGAGGCTTTTAGAAGTTAAGTCAACAAGTTTATAGTACACAAAGCTGAGGGTActgtactgacatggattgagaaCTTGTTAACAAAGAGAAAAGTGTCTTCTATTCTTTCTCAGAGAGGCAGGTTGTGACATGTAGAATCTATGCTTGGGCCCTTGCTAGTCACAAATTAGACAACAATTTGGCTGAATGGATCAAATATCATATTTTCTAATTTGCCAGTGATATAAAACTAGGTGGGATTGTAAGTGTAGAGAAATATCAAGAGAACATAGACAAGCTAAGTAATTGGATGAGAACATAGGAGATTGATTACAacgtagaaaaaaaaacactttcgtGAACGAAGAAGAGGAATATTTTTAATAGTCTAGTTTGAGAAAATGCTGATGCTCAAAGGGACTTGAGCGAGCTTGTACACAAGTCTCAGATGAAGAAAGCATTTTTGAGGATAAATGGTGTGTTGGCTTTTACTGGAAAAGATTTGAGTAAAAGAGCAAAGAGGTCTTATTGCATTTAAATAGGACGTGTGAGAATGCACCTAGAGTAATGGGTACAGATTTGGTCTTCTCATCTAAAAAGGGCATTCTTGCTATAATGGATGATTGACTAACCTGGTTGCTACACTGGTGGGTTGGCCAACAGAGCAGAGGTTGAGAAGATGACATCAATATTCATTAGAGTTTTGCATTGGAGGTGATATTATTGAAACTTACAAAATTCTTCTTGTGTTGAGTAGGCTAGATGTTTTACTTGGCTCTGTAGTCTAGAATTGGGGTTTAGATTCTCAGAATACTGAGGATTGAGACAAGGAGAAATGTCTTCACTGAGGGGCAGGTGAATTCACTTAAGACCGATACTGCTAAGTTTTTGCATATttaaggaatttttaaaaatggtgcAGAAAAATACAGCTATGAGCAGCCATGACCTTGATGGATGGTGGCATTGCATCTTAGAGCTACAATGTCTACTCCTGTTCCTAACTGGAATGTTCTTCA from Mobula birostris isolate sMobBir1 chromosome 8, sMobBir1.hap1, whole genome shotgun sequence harbors:
- the LOC140201586 gene encoding uncharacterized protein, encoding MKVLSNSALSKTLTVTNMEPPGEVVKTLPQEPAEQGDAQNLQLVLSDSSDLPCLIGQENTCGIKTRQVHKEQAKCDLSPGSMERKPLKPSEKSFCQVQQSQDARLKHSKKSKTKVSWPFHKNSGSESTSSRNDGLFDRPLKDICHHHDILAKPILEMLMVLFQKGPSTVGIFRKSANLKACKELVGKLNTRREVALEEEPVIQLAAIFKDFLRRIPDSVLVTELYDSWMVAMEEKSPEERVTKIRQLLDKLPRHNCLFLRSVFCMLYHINKHSEVNKMDAYNLAVCIGPNMLWSSKPPPDELQKEVTAKVVGLMQFLIENCCQIFGDEIPTILGEPARRQPESIDNFDTSSSLQNDSAYDSTDQDDWKEGENEKRRRANSSCYPLSRSHEGLRLARKQSCQTDIKAGVGATTSCSNESIDGNSRVSFSPNVTTCPPGELNLRVNRRSSEPILGVTFNPRNIRQQELVARSHDGCSFPFVLDFTHQLTRKQVSDESFTRCEISSRRPSNFNASSHSELSTASSSKASSVSSLASSCSNMSECSVFINSPLVSPVCTSQESDIFSDHTTKLQTISMQDPNSCAKSAKEKAKNPVRKTYSWGPSRTLTNPESYKENTLRENLPTCQTVHEDQVDDNNNPRSRTRILSADEVFQRVDSRRRCSPPSYSEAIEENSPPIASMNEMTVQNLRRQVQLKEHMRAGCRSVAEEKVRHCSLAEEMLQDSHQNQTDLDSCDKPTTAANQCTALHICSENILPLTRCERAHQYRGRAMSESAGRSKHKLWSTQAFDAFKELQYAKESYV